The genomic window GGCGCTGGTATCCGCTCCCGTGGGATCGGCACCCAATTCGGTAAGCCGAATGCAGGTTGCCTCGTCCCAGTCATCGGGTCTCTGGGGATCGATGTTGAGGGCCTGGCCGCCCACATCGAGCACGTCGATCGGCGGCAGCAGGGCGTGCAGACCGCGAGCCAACACCGACTTGCCAGTGCCTCGACCACCGGCGATCACCACCCCGCCCAGGCCCGGATCAACCGCGGCCAGCAGCAGGGCCAACTTGAGGGTGCCGTGGCCGGTAATGGCGGCGAGGGGAAAGGCCCTACTGGCAACTCCGCTTGCAACCATGGGAGGGCTAAGACCCGATTCACGTGCCAGCCAGTCTCGCTGATCAGCCCAGAGGCAGTGAAGCGGCAACCCTGGCCATCGCCCTAGGCGCCAACCTGCCCAGCCGCTGCGGTGGCCCGATCGCCACCCTGATCGCCGTGCGGCCCCTGCTAGAAGCCAGCCTGCGCCAGTGGGGCCAGGGCCTCAGCTCGGGGCCTACCGGCTTCCGCTGGTCGCCTCTGTTTGAGACCGAACCCGTGGGCGGCCCCCCAGGCCAGCCGCCCTACATCAATGCGGTCCTAGTGGCGGACGGCCTGGTGGCAGGGCTGGGAGCTGATGGGGCAAGGGCAGCGGCCGGTGAAGCTCTACTGGAGCAATTGCAAGCGCTGGAGCATGACTTCGGCCGGGAGCGTCAGGCGCGCTGGGCCCCCCGCAGCATCGACCTCGACCTGCTCTGGTGGGGGGATCTGAACTGCCACACCCCACGCCTCCAGTTGCCCCACCCACTTTGGCGGCAGCGAGACTTTGTGCTGGCGCCGCTGGCTGCCCTGGCAGGCCTGGCCCCAGAACCTGGGTGCGCGGTGATCGCGCTAGCTGGCAGACCCGGCTGGCCAGAGCAGCTGGGGTAGCCCTGCGCGATGCTGGCCCCACTGACCCGCGACAAGCCCAGCCATGGCGCCCCTCCCCGCTCCTGAGCCCTCGCGTAACCTGGAAACTACCGCGGTGCTCGATGCCCGCAAGATCCGCTTTGAGGTCAACCGCGTCGAGCTGCCGATGGGCGTGGTGGGCACTTTTGGCTTGATCCGCCACCCCGGCGCCTCCTTGGCGGTGCCGGTGCTGGACGACGGCCGGGTGGTGGTGCTGCGCCAGTACCGCTTCGCCGTGGCCACCCGGCTGCTGGAATTTCCGGCCGGCACCCTCGATGAGGGCGAAGACCCGCTCAGCACCATGCAGCGGGAGCTGCAGGAGGAGGCCGGCTACAGCGCCAGCCGCTGGGATCCCCTGGGAGCCATGCTGCCCTGCCCGGGCTACTCCGACGAGGTCATCCACCTGTTCCTTGCCCGGGAGCTGACGCCGCTGGCCGAGCCCCCCGCCGGCGATGACGACGAGGACTTGGAGGTGCTGCTGATGGAGCCCGGCGAACTGGATGCGGCCCTGGCCAGCGGCGACGAGTATCTCGATGGCAAGAGCGTCACTGCCTGGCTGCGGGCCAAGCAACTGCTGGGGATCTAATGGCTCCGGAGC from Cyanobium sp. Tous-M-B4 includes these protein-coding regions:
- the folK gene encoding 2-amino-4-hydroxy-6-hydroxymethyldihydropteridine diphosphokinase; this encodes MPASLADQPRGSEAATLAIALGANLPSRCGGPIATLIAVRPLLEASLRQWGQGLSSGPTGFRWSPLFETEPVGGPPGQPPYINAVLVADGLVAGLGADGARAAAGEALLEQLQALEHDFGRERQARWAPRSIDLDLLWWGDLNCHTPRLQLPHPLWRQRDFVLAPLAALAGLAPEPGCAVIALAGRPGWPEQLG
- a CDS encoding NUDIX domain-containing protein; translated protein: MAPLPAPEPSRNLETTAVLDARKIRFEVNRVELPMGVVGTFGLIRHPGASLAVPVLDDGRVVVLRQYRFAVATRLLEFPAGTLDEGEDPLSTMQRELQEEAGYSASRWDPLGAMLPCPGYSDEVIHLFLARELTPLAEPPAGDDDEDLEVLLMEPGELDAALASGDEYLDGKSVTAWLRAKQLLGI